A genomic stretch from Salvelinus namaycush isolate Seneca chromosome 25, SaNama_1.0, whole genome shotgun sequence includes:
- the LOC120019938 gene encoding activated CDC42 kinase 1-like, with the protein MSLYLGNPMDPPDVLGLDLNAARPTQLLGRAKKPCYDSVTEDDELTASGLKRLSLRKAGSILKLKPAAWVSASKQGERTTGSGHTPSKVSLINFEQEFPPATPTPSPVAELQLPSLVKLALEAESILDRTPPQSPWCSLPCPLHPTPVVDWDARPLPPPPAYDDVAQDEEDMEVSSINSLEQRQQGGMGESHSPTEAIPAGEEGKPLEDNLFLPSQQSQAYTSFSQSAEIFQELQQECMRRLNVPTGGVPQPPSPSPSSGLQSIDVHRHIVLSFSEDKPQIPPRIPIPPRPVKRGDYTRWSGDLSPAPASEEVQDRPPQIPPRNPLSQPGSRTPSPMGLQVGSPQQRTMVCPSAPPPATYGSYLSTSPGKIMPTTHSFASDPKYAALKVIQAQAQGKDLAKGPCILPIVRDGRKVSNTHYYLLPERPPYLDRFDRFFREAENVPTGGGSGICEERQQANTATVRPMVVNQQQQSKGGDFKANFSNNNSSLGCRPGMKAFLSLPRVSSEGSASRAAGGTTTDQVKMVQEAVHGVTVEECQTALQNHNWNVQKAVHYLKVEQLFCLGLKTRLECLKMLEMYNWNLEVASTQLLDSYSAVTQRR; encoded by the exons tctgtaCTTAGGAAACCCCATGGACCCACCAGATGTCTTGGGGTTGGACCTCAATGCTGCCCGGCCCACTCAGCTACTGGGACGAGCAAAAA AGCCATGCTACGACTCAGTGACTGAGGACGATGAGCTAACCGCCTCAGGCCTCAAGAGGCTGTCGTTACGGAAAGCAGGTTCCATCCTCAAGCTCAAACCCGCCGCCTGGGTCTCCGCCTCCAAACAGGGGGAACGGACTACGGGTTCAGGCCACACCCCCAGCAAGGTGTCGCTCATCAACTTTGAGCAGGAGTTTCCCCCGGCCACACCCACTCCCTCCCCAGTGGCGGAGCTACAGTTGCCCTCATTGGTCAAGCTGGCCCTGGAGGCGGAGTCTATTCTGGACAGGACTCCTCCTCAGAGCCCATGGTGCTCGCTGCCCTGCCCTTTACACCCAACGCCAGTGGTGGACTGGGACGCCCGCCCCTTACCTCCACCTCCTGCGTACGATGACGTGGCGCAGGACGAGGAGGACATGGAAGTGAGCTCCATCAACAGCTTGGAGCAGCGACAGCAGGGGGGGATGGGTGAGAGCCACAGCCCCACGGAGGCCATCCCGGCTGGGGAGGAGGGGAAACCCCTGGAGGACAACCTCTTCTTACCCTCCCAACAGAGCCAGGCCTACACATCCTTCTCCCAATCAGCAGAGATCTTTCAGGAGCTCCAGCAGGAGTGCATGAGGAGGCTCAATGTGCCCACAGGAGGAGTTCCCCAGCCCCCCTCTCCGTCACCGAGCTCAGGCCTCCAGTCCATAGACGTGCACCGCCATATCGTCCTATCCTTCTCCGAGGACAAGCCCCAGATCCCTCCCCGCATTCCCATCCCGCCTCGCCCCGTCAAACGAGGGGACTACACCCGCTGGTCCGGTGACCTGTCCCCTGCTCCAGCTTCCGAGGAAGTCCAGGACCGGCCCCCTCAGATCCCCCCACGGAACCCCCTGTCCCAGCCAGGCTCGCGCACCCCCAGTCCCATGGGGCTCCAGGTGGGCTCCCCCCAGCAGAGGACAATGGTTTGCCCCAGCGCCCCTCCTCCGGCCACATACGGATCCTACCTCTCCACATCCCCGGGGAAGATCATGCCCACTACGCACAGCTTTGCCTCGGACCCAAAATACGCCGCGCTCAAGGTCATCCAAGCACAAGCCCAGGGTAAGGACCTGGCCAAGGGGCCATGCATCCTGCCCATTGTCCGCGACGGCCGCAAAGTCAGCAACACGCACTACTACCTCCTGCCCGAGAGGCCGCCTTACCTGGACCGCTTCGACCGCTTCTTCAGGGAAGCAGAAAACGTGCCGACCGGTGGCGGCAGTGGGATCTGTGAGGAGAGGCAGCAGGCCAACACGGCCACGGTCAGGCCAATGGTGGTGAACCAGCAGCAGCAGAGCAAGGGAGGAGATTTCAAGGCCAACTTCTCCAACAACAACAGCAGTCTGGGCTGCCGGCCGGGCATGAAGGCCTTCCTCAGCCTGCCTAGGGTCAGCTCTGAGGGGTCAGCCAGCAGGGCAGCGGGTGGAACCACAACAGACCAGGTCAAGATG GTGCAGGAGGCTGTACATGGCGTGACTGTAGAGGAGTGTCAGACAGCCCTCCAGAACCACAACTGGAACGTGCAGAAAGCTGTGCACTACCTCAAG GTTGAGCAGCTGTTCTGTCTTGGCCTGAAGACCAGGCTGGAGTGTCTCAAGATGCTGGAGATGTACAACTGGAACCTGGAAGTGGCCAGCACTCAGCTCCTGGACTCCTACAGCGCCGTCACGCAAAG GCGGTGA